A single window of Puniceicoccaceae bacterium DNA harbors:
- a CDS encoding S4 domain-containing protein gives MDSEGMRLDRYLWHVRLCKTRSQATQACRSGEVRIGGDRVKPSRLVKPGQEFQMRRAGANRSYRILASVEHRVSAKEVPSLLLETTPQEVLDVLQAAREAPALRRDRGMGRPTKRDLRLIEKLMSGSEC, from the coding sequence ATGGATAGCGAAGGTATGCGACTGGATCGATATCTCTGGCACGTGAGGCTGTGCAAGACACGCAGCCAGGCGACCCAGGCTTGTCGGTCCGGCGAGGTTCGTATCGGCGGTGATCGTGTCAAACCCTCCCGTCTGGTAAAACCGGGACAGGAGTTCCAGATGCGGCGTGCGGGTGCCAATCGCAGTTATCGCATTTTGGCGTCGGTTGAGCATCGGGTGTCCGCGAAAGAAGTACCATCGCTTCTGTTGGAAACCACCCCGCAGGAAGTGCTGGATGTACTTCAGGCGGCTCGGGAAGCGCCTGCGCTGCGTCGTGACCGCGGAATGGGTCGTCCGACCAAACGGGACTTGCGTCTGATTGAAAAGCTGATGTCGGGCAGCGAATGCTGA